A window from Fretibacterium sp. OH1220_COT-178 encodes these proteins:
- a CDS encoding pyruvate carboxylase subunit B, whose translation MTEKRGEGAPQAAPEVGKTGRRARIMETALRDAHQSLIATRMSTKDMIPVLEQMDEVGYWALEMWGGATFDSCMRFLNEDPWERLRIIRSRIKNTKLQMLLRGQNLVGYRHYADDAVREFVKRAVGNGIDIIRVFDALNDLRNMEVAADQVKREGAHLQLCISYTLSPVHTLEAFAEMALKMAGMGADSIAIKDMAGLLNPVDCVRLVRAIRARTDLPIQLHSHYTSGLASMTYYAGLEAGADIVDTAISPFSMGTSQPPTESLVAALAGGGLDTGISLDKLVPVEEYFKTLRDKYKDLLPDIGGVDINILRYQIPGGMYSNLVNQLKEQKALDKLEDVMNEIPVVRKAMGYPPLVTPTSQIVGTQATLNVLTGQRWKVIPKEVKQYFLGYYGTAPAPLDPEVQKLAIGDEEPITCRPGEKIPAEMEEARKAADAWALQPEDALTWIMFPQVAKDFLPRKYARLTHRDVGFDDFVEGAAYPV comes from the coding sequence AAAAGAGGGGCGAGGGGGCGCCGCAGGCGGCCCCCGAGGTGGGCAAGACGGGCCGAAGGGCCCGCATCATGGAGACGGCGCTCAGGGACGCGCATCAGTCCCTCATCGCCACGAGGATGAGCACGAAGGACATGATCCCCGTCCTCGAGCAGATGGACGAGGTGGGGTACTGGGCCCTTGAGATGTGGGGCGGCGCGACGTTCGACAGCTGCATGCGCTTCCTGAACGAGGACCCCTGGGAGCGGCTGCGGATCATCCGCTCCCGCATAAAAAACACGAAGCTGCAGATGCTGCTTCGGGGGCAGAACCTCGTGGGCTATCGGCACTACGCGGACGACGCGGTGCGGGAGTTCGTGAAACGCGCCGTGGGCAACGGCATCGACATCATTCGGGTGTTCGACGCCCTGAACGATCTGAGAAACATGGAGGTCGCGGCCGACCAGGTGAAGCGGGAGGGGGCACACCTCCAGTTGTGCATCTCCTACACGCTCTCGCCCGTCCACACCCTGGAGGCCTTCGCCGAGATGGCCCTGAAAATGGCGGGCATGGGGGCGGATTCGATAGCGATCAAGGACATGGCGGGGCTTTTGAACCCCGTGGACTGCGTTCGGCTCGTTCGCGCCATCCGTGCGCGCACGGACCTGCCGATCCAGCTTCACAGCCATTACACCAGCGGGCTGGCCTCCATGACCTACTATGCGGGGCTCGAGGCGGGGGCGGATATCGTCGACACGGCCATCTCCCCCTTTTCGATGGGCACCAGCCAGCCGCCCACGGAATCCCTGGTCGCGGCGCTGGCGGGGGGCGGTCTGGACACGGGGATCTCCCTGGACAAGCTGGTTCCCGTGGAGGAATACTTCAAGACGCTCCGCGACAAATACAAGGACCTGCTTCCGGATATCGGTGGGGTGGACATCAACATCCTGCGCTATCAGATCCCGGGCGGCATGTACTCGAACCTCGTGAACCAGCTGAAGGAGCAGAAAGCCCTGGACAAGCTGGAGGATGTGATGAACGAGATTCCGGTGGTGCGCAAGGCCATGGGGTATCCGCCCCTGGTCACCCCCACCAGCCAGATCGTCGGGACGCAGGCCACGCTGAACGTCCTGACGGGCCAGCGCTGGAAGGTGATCCCCAAGGAGGTCAAGCAGTATTTCCTGGGCTACTACGGGACCGCCCCGGCGCCCCTGGATCCCGAGGTTCAGAAACTGGCGATCGGGGACGAGGAGCCCATCACCTGCCGGCCCGGAGAGAAGATCCCGGCCGAGATGGAGGAGGCCCGGAAGGCCGCGGACGCTTGGGCCCTTCAGCCCGAGGACGCGCTGACGTGGATCATGTTTCCCCAGGTCGCCAAGGACTTCCTGCCGCGGAAGTACGCGCGTCTCACGCATCGCGACGTGGGGTTCGACGATTTTGTGGAGGGGGCGGCCTACCCCGTCTGA
- a CDS encoding PhoH family protein codes for MGEESVERRNGPLRSFEDVEIAGDGALARLLGLHDENIEVIEARYPVSLAVNGAGVRVSGPDAEPVRIVAHLLRQLAVVAARGHEVRGADVRHAMDALAEGREIKLDALYSEVVCVTARGKPIRAKTVGQRAYIQAMRDNDILFAVGPAGTGKTYLAVCEAVSMLKEGRVNRVVLVRPAVEAGESLGYLPGDLREKVEPYVRPLYDAFYELLSPERFARYVDKGVIEIAPLAYMRGRTLNDSFIILDEAQNTTPEQMKMFLTRLGFGSKAVVTGDITQVDLPQGRPSGLNSVRTILKGIEGIGFYDLTGADVVRHEIVQKVVQAYDRYEKRIS; via the coding sequence ATGGGAGAGGAATCGGTGGAGCGGAGGAACGGGCCGCTTCGCAGCTTCGAGGATGTTGAAATTGCGGGGGACGGGGCTCTGGCGCGGCTTCTGGGGCTGCACGATGAAAATATCGAGGTCATAGAGGCGCGTTACCCCGTCTCGCTCGCCGTGAATGGGGCTGGGGTTCGGGTCTCGGGGCCCGATGCCGAGCCGGTGCGCATCGTGGCGCACCTGTTGCGTCAGCTTGCGGTCGTGGCCGCCAGGGGGCACGAGGTGCGGGGCGCCGATGTCCGGCATGCCATGGACGCCCTGGCGGAGGGGCGGGAGATCAAGCTGGACGCCCTGTATTCCGAGGTCGTCTGCGTGACGGCGCGGGGCAAGCCCATACGGGCCAAGACCGTCGGGCAGAGGGCCTATATCCAGGCCATGCGGGACAACGACATCCTTTTTGCCGTGGGCCCTGCGGGGACGGGAAAGACCTATCTGGCGGTCTGCGAGGCCGTGTCCATGCTGAAGGAGGGGCGCGTGAACCGCGTCGTCCTGGTGCGTCCGGCGGTCGAGGCCGGGGAGAGCCTCGGGTACCTTCCGGGGGATCTCAGGGAGAAGGTGGAGCCCTACGTCCGGCCTCTCTACGACGCCTTCTACGAGCTTCTCTCCCCCGAGCGGTTCGCCCGCTACGTGGACAAGGGGGTCATCGAGATCGCGCCCCTGGCCTATATGCGCGGACGGACGCTCAACGACAGCTTCATCATCCTGGACGAGGCCCAGAACACGACCCCCGAGCAGATGAAGATGTTCCTCACCCGCCTGGGCTTCGGCTCCAAGGCCGTGGTGACCGGCGACATCACTCAGGTGGACCTCCCGCAGGGGCGCCCCTCGGGGCTCAACAGCGTGAGGACGATCCTGAAGGGCATCGAGGGGATCGGTTTCTACGATCTCACGGGGGCCGATGTGGTCCGTCACGAGATCGTTCAGAAGGTGGTTCAGGCCTACGACCGTTATGAAAAACGCATTTCTTGA
- a CDS encoding HDIG domain-containing metalloprotein, which translates to MKNAFLDRLRAPLGAVSQERRRAYVLSVALLLAVGLSLVMMEWLYIRNKGYSFAQGSPSPQTYRVISPVKYEDHSATGALREMAKEGVAGVVVRDVAARDRMKKRLEELRIVRDPKDPQVLSYMPAPLLDAVMALLESDRDRILGLAARVGDAYFARLASGDVLGGSGAGAALLWDEIGKQVGAVEDANLIYQILTRVSDSGYRLDPELTSAVRQSAERRIPVIERQLELGDVIVERGELVSPQAAGLLRLQGYTEDAFPVTQVVIVFLLVLILPLWLEIPAREAEDDRPSWECVVFVISVAWICQMFAVQLRMAGAGILPSVMLAYLCMPRSFAFNASLAGTASGVFIIAGLSVYDLLLLLSMGFVASMAGYFFLRRIESREALSRRVVLLALFLSLTRRVILWIQGVPLTWESFSLFVPVGSFWTETGPLLLLDILVALLVAALLPMVERYIGVLSILRLRELSHPSGPLLRKLQRDAPGTYQHCLAIATLAESVALELGMNENLMKAGAYYHDIGKLRRPQFFVENQGGGLNVHDGMSPTLSALTILSHVRDGLEMAREYGLPKRIRDFIAEHHGTACIRYFYNKAKAEAKGKADEERVEWSDFCYPGPKPRSRETALLMILDSMEAALRSESLGRELLKADAKAPPPREGNSGRSQAVMALKKVIDQVIASKIGEGQFDEVNFTLRDLTRIKEALLKVLLSMHHTRQVKRIERRGEPEPARKAESAAPAGGDDASKGGAGEA; encoded by the coding sequence ATGAAAAACGCATTTCTTGACCGCCTGCGCGCTCCGTTGGGGGCTGTCTCCCAGGAGCGCCGAAGGGCTTATGTCCTGTCCGTAGCCCTGCTGTTGGCCGTGGGGCTTTCCCTTGTGATGATGGAGTGGCTCTACATCCGCAACAAGGGGTACAGTTTCGCCCAGGGCTCGCCCTCCCCCCAGACCTACCGGGTCATCTCCCCCGTGAAGTACGAGGACCACTCGGCTACGGGGGCTCTTCGCGAGATGGCGAAGGAGGGGGTGGCCGGCGTCGTGGTACGGGACGTCGCGGCCCGGGACCGGATGAAGAAACGCCTCGAGGAGCTTCGGATCGTTCGGGATCCCAAGGATCCTCAGGTGCTCTCCTATATGCCCGCTCCACTTCTGGATGCCGTGATGGCTCTGCTCGAATCCGACCGCGACCGTATTTTGGGCCTGGCCGCCAGGGTCGGGGACGCTTATTTCGCGCGTCTGGCGTCCGGAGATGTCCTGGGGGGCAGCGGGGCGGGGGCCGCCCTGCTCTGGGACGAGATCGGCAAACAGGTCGGCGCGGTGGAGGATGCGAACCTGATCTACCAGATTCTGACCCGGGTCAGCGACTCCGGCTACAGGCTCGATCCCGAGCTGACCTCGGCCGTGAGGCAGAGTGCGGAGCGGCGGATACCGGTCATCGAACGCCAGCTGGAGCTGGGGGACGTCATCGTCGAGCGCGGGGAGCTCGTCTCCCCTCAGGCGGCCGGCCTGCTGAGGCTTCAGGGCTACACGGAGGACGCCTTTCCCGTCACCCAGGTGGTCATAGTGTTCCTCCTGGTGTTGATCCTGCCGCTTTGGCTCGAGATTCCGGCCCGCGAGGCGGAGGACGATCGCCCCTCCTGGGAGTGCGTCGTCTTCGTCATCTCGGTCGCCTGGATCTGTCAGATGTTCGCCGTGCAGCTGCGCATGGCCGGAGCCGGGATTCTTCCCTCCGTCATGCTGGCGTATCTCTGCATGCCGCGCTCCTTCGCCTTCAACGCCTCCCTGGCGGGCACGGCGTCCGGGGTGTTCATCATCGCCGGGCTCTCCGTCTACGACCTCCTTCTGCTCCTCTCCATGGGCTTCGTCGCCTCGATGGCGGGGTACTTTTTTCTGCGCCGCATCGAGTCCCGGGAGGCCCTCAGCCGCCGCGTGGTGCTTCTGGCCCTTTTCCTCAGCCTGACCCGGCGGGTGATCCTCTGGATTCAGGGGGTCCCCCTGACCTGGGAGTCCTTCAGCCTTTTCGTGCCCGTAGGGTCCTTTTGGACGGAGACGGGGCCGCTCCTGCTTTTGGACATCCTGGTGGCGCTTCTCGTCGCGGCCCTGCTTCCCATGGTGGAACGCTACATCGGCGTTCTCTCCATCCTTCGCCTGCGGGAGCTCAGCCATCCCTCCGGCCCCCTGCTGCGCAAGCTCCAGCGGGACGCGCCGGGGACCTATCAGCACTGCCTCGCGATCGCGACTCTGGCCGAGTCCGTGGCGCTCGAACTGGGGATGAACGAGAACCTGATGAAGGCGGGGGCGTATTATCACGATATCGGCAAGCTGCGGCGCCCGCAGTTCTTCGTGGAGAATCAGGGAGGGGGGCTCAACGTCCACGACGGGATGTCGCCGACGCTCTCGGCTCTGACCATCCTGTCTCACGTCCGGGATGGTCTGGAGATGGCCCGGGAGTACGGCCTGCCCAAGAGGATACGGGACTTCATCGCGGAGCATCACGGCACCGCCTGCATCCGTTACTTCTACAACAAGGCCAAGGCCGAGGCCAAGGGGAAGGCGGACGAGGAGAGGGTCGAGTGGTCGGATTTCTGTTACCCCGGCCCCAAGCCCCGCTCCCGGGAGACGGCGCTCCTGATGATCCTGGACTCCATGGAGGCCGCGCTCCGCAGCGAAAGTCTGGGGCGGGAACTCCTGAAGGCGGACGCCAAGGCGCCGCCGCCGAGGGAGGGGAACTCCGGCAGGAGCCAGGCGGTCATGGCCCTGAAGAAGGTCATCGATCAGGTGATCGCCAGCAAGATCGGCGAGGGACAGTTCGACGAGGTCAACTTTACGCTGAGGGACCTCACCCGTATCAAGGAGGCCCTTCTCAAGGTCCTGCTCTCCATGCACCATACGCGGCAGGTCAAGAGGATCGAGCGCCGTGGTGAGCCTGAGCCGGCGAGAAAGGCCGAGTCGGCGGCACCCGCAGGGGGGGACGATGCCTCAAAGGGCGGGGCCGGGGAAGCGTAA
- the ybeY gene encoding rRNA maturation RNase YbeY has translation MRLELHVDVPEDGEPQSPVPLSAWEAFARVLEDELSSLCPDTARYEAAELSVSLMGPEEIRAVNRDYRERDEATDVLSFPLWEEEGRFVPEAMTELLPLGDILICPEELGRLHGGLSSDEVLCLVLAHGFLHLLAWDHDTEEREAAMWARQDAIKRRLLNALREAL, from the coding sequence TTGAGATTAGAACTGCATGTCGATGTCCCCGAGGATGGGGAACCTCAAAGTCCGGTTCCGTTATCCGCTTGGGAGGCTTTTGCGCGCGTTCTCGAGGACGAGCTGTCCTCTCTGTGCCCCGACACTGCCCGCTATGAGGCGGCGGAGCTCTCGGTGTCCCTGATGGGGCCCGAGGAGATCCGGGCCGTCAACAGGGATTATCGGGAGCGGGACGAGGCCACGGACGTGCTGTCGTTCCCCCTATGGGAGGAGGAGGGACGGTTCGTTCCGGAGGCCATGACGGAGCTGCTGCCCCTGGGGGACATCCTGATCTGCCCGGAGGAGTTGGGGCGCCTGCACGGCGGGCTGTCCTCCGATGAGGTGCTGTGCCTTGTTCTGGCGCACGGTTTTCTCCATCTGCTGGCCTGGGACCACGACACCGAGGAGCGGGAGGCGGCCATGTGGGCCCGTCAGGATGCCATCAAGCGGCGTCTTTTGAATGCGCTGCGGGAGGCCCTTTAG
- a CDS encoding hemolysin family protein, producing the protein METFSAQSLLPLLKNCLWFVVLFALSAFCSASETAITTTGRSRLMLLQEKRPFLRSLFQWLIDDVQEALTVCLVANNVVNIAASTLAASLALQVFGERALVYVVPIMTVLVVIFGEILPKSAAMVNADGVLVLVTPVLRLLGFLIAPFVWLMKRCVALIGVLFRLNLRPQHVFVTREEIEQVVKIGEQSGALEAVERRMIDGIIDFEETRVHEVMVPRMDMVTLEASDSLSEAMEVFIEHGHSRLPVYEESLDNIVGILYVKDTLKHLVGAELGQTVGSLMRKPLFVPETIRTVELLETMRRDHVHIAVVVDEYGGVAGLVTMEDILEEIVGEIQDEYDQEAPDILELEGGAYLVRGTTGLEDLSEALNCPFESEDAESLAGLVLLLAGGFPKVDDEFVYRDWRIRVVDLEDHRIKALRLEPAGSSRDD; encoded by the coding sequence ATGGAGACCTTCTCCGCCCAATCCCTGTTGCCCCTGTTGAAGAACTGCCTGTGGTTCGTCGTCCTGTTTGCGCTTTCGGCCTTCTGCAGTGCCTCGGAGACGGCCATCACGACGACCGGTCGCAGCAGGCTCATGCTGCTTCAGGAAAAACGTCCGTTTCTGCGTTCCCTCTTCCAATGGCTGATCGACGACGTGCAGGAGGCCCTGACGGTCTGTCTCGTCGCGAACAACGTCGTCAATATCGCGGCCAGCACGCTGGCGGCCAGTCTGGCGCTTCAGGTCTTCGGCGAAAGGGCCCTGGTCTACGTGGTGCCCATCATGACCGTGCTGGTCGTCATCTTCGGGGAGATCCTGCCGAAGAGTGCGGCTATGGTCAATGCCGACGGGGTGCTCGTCCTCGTCACCCCCGTCCTGCGCCTTCTCGGCTTCCTGATCGCGCCTTTCGTCTGGTTGATGAAGCGGTGCGTCGCCCTGATCGGGGTCCTGTTCCGCCTGAATCTGCGTCCTCAGCATGTCTTCGTCACTCGGGAGGAGATCGAGCAGGTGGTCAAGATCGGGGAGCAGAGCGGGGCGCTCGAGGCGGTGGAGCGGCGGATGATCGACGGCATCATCGACTTCGAGGAGACACGGGTGCACGAGGTCATGGTCCCGCGCATGGATATGGTGACCCTAGAGGCCTCGGACTCCCTGAGCGAGGCCATGGAGGTCTTCATCGAGCACGGGCACTCCCGGCTGCCGGTCTACGAGGAGAGCCTGGACAACATCGTGGGGATCCTCTACGTCAAGGATACCCTGAAGCACCTCGTGGGGGCCGAGCTGGGCCAGACCGTGGGGAGCCTGATGCGCAAGCCGCTCTTCGTGCCCGAGACGATCCGCACCGTGGAGCTGCTGGAGACCATGCGGCGGGATCACGTCCACATCGCCGTCGTCGTCGACGAGTACGGCGGCGTCGCGGGGCTGGTGACGATGGAGGATATCCTCGAGGAGATCGTAGGGGAGATCCAGGACGAGTACGATCAGGAGGCCCCGGACATCCTGGAGCTGGAGGGCGGAGCCTACCTGGTCCGGGGGACCACGGGGCTGGAGGACCTCAGCGAGGCCCTGAACTGCCCCTTCGAGTCCGAGGATGCGGAGAGTCTGGCCGGACTGGTGCTCCTGCTGGCTGGAGGCTTTCCCAAGGTCGACGACGAGTTCGTCTACCGCGACTGGCGGATCCGGGTGGTCGACCTGGAGGACCACCGCATCAAGGCTCTCAGGCTCGAGCCCGCGGGTTCCTCGCGGGACGACTGA
- a CDS encoding cytidine deaminase — MDETRNDMRTGCPRGAEDAWDIPGASPRDLLDRAREAASRAYAPYSRFRVGAALLFADGTVLIACNVENASYGLSMCAERSAISAMVAQGLREPVAVAVVGARGEDFSQPCPPCGACRQTLMEFNPDMRVVLASPEGPVVLRVRELLPHSFPMERVLP, encoded by the coding sequence ATGGACGAGACACGGAACGATATGAGGACGGGGTGTCCCCGCGGTGCGGAGGACGCTTGGGATATCCCGGGCGCGTCTCCTCGGGACCTGTTGGACCGGGCCCGCGAGGCGGCCTCCCGGGCCTACGCGCCCTACTCCCGGTTCCGGGTGGGGGCGGCCCTGCTCTTTGCGGACGGGACTGTCCTGATCGCCTGCAACGTGGAGAACGCCTCCTACGGATTGTCGATGTGCGCCGAGCGCAGCGCGATCTCGGCCATGGTCGCCCAAGGGCTCAGGGAGCCCGTGGCCGTTGCCGTCGTGGGGGCACGAGGTGAGGACTTCTCCCAGCCCTGTCCGCCCTGCGGGGCCTGCCGTCAGACTCTGATGGAGTTCAACCCCGACATGAGGGTGGTGCTGGCCTCGCCCGAGGGGCCCGTTGTCCTCCGCGTCCGCGAGCTCCTGCCCCATTCGTTTCCGATGGAGAGGGTTCTCCCTTGA
- the era gene encoding GTPase Era has translation MSEELGRAPEGAGRTMRCGVVALAGRPNVGKSSLVNALLGARVSIVSPKAQTTRNAVRCIYNDDRAQIVFTDTPGLHRPKDKLGRSLTEAAEDALEGADVVCWLVEAGDRKLRPEDAEVLRVLSVVSRPVVLVVNKADEHDPRGALELYGDRLRFAGRIVVSARKRRNLDALIELLLPLLPEGVPWYDPDILIDGTERFMAAETIRGRVLALLRDEVPHCVAVEIDEYKSPEEYPDRKRLYIRASLIVETAGQKAILIGASGSMLKRIGQSARLEIEALTGQPVYLDLWVKVSPNWRQSDPVLRRLGYQGQSPCR, from the coding sequence TTGAGCGAGGAGCTCGGGCGCGCGCCGGAGGGCGCCGGAAGGACGATGCGCTGCGGCGTGGTCGCCCTGGCGGGGCGCCCCAACGTGGGGAAGTCCTCGTTGGTCAACGCGCTGCTGGGTGCCCGGGTGTCGATCGTCTCCCCGAAGGCCCAGACGACCCGAAACGCTGTCCGCTGCATCTACAACGACGATCGCGCGCAGATCGTCTTCACGGATACCCCGGGTCTGCATCGGCCCAAGGACAAGCTCGGTCGGTCCCTCACGGAGGCCGCCGAGGACGCCCTGGAGGGGGCCGACGTGGTCTGCTGGCTGGTCGAGGCGGGGGATCGGAAGCTCAGGCCCGAGGATGCCGAGGTTTTGAGGGTCCTCTCCGTTGTTTCCCGTCCGGTCGTCCTGGTGGTGAACAAGGCCGACGAGCACGATCCTCGCGGGGCCCTCGAACTGTATGGGGACCGGCTTCGTTTCGCCGGACGCATTGTCGTCTCCGCCAGGAAGAGGCGCAATCTCGACGCCCTGATCGAGCTGCTGCTTCCGCTCCTGCCCGAGGGAGTGCCTTGGTACGATCCCGATATCCTGATCGACGGCACGGAGCGCTTCATGGCGGCCGAGACGATCCGCGGCCGCGTTCTGGCGTTGCTGAGGGACGAGGTGCCCCACTGTGTGGCGGTGGAGATCGACGAGTACAAGAGCCCGGAGGAGTACCCCGACAGGAAGCGGCTCTACATCCGGGCGTCCCTGATCGTGGAGACGGCGGGGCAAAAGGCCATCCTGATCGGGGCTTCGGGATCGATGCTCAAGCGCATCGGTCAGAGCGCCAGGCTCGAGATCGAGGCGCTCACAGGGCAACCGGTCTACCTGGACCTGTGGGTCAAGGTCTCCCCGAACTGGCGGCAGTCGGATCCCGTCCTGCGCCGTCTGGGTTACCAGGGGCAAAGCCCCTGCCGATGA
- the recO gene encoding DNA repair protein RecO produces the protein MPVGGVRDGVRALGWGMSRQGLEAASGVVLTRSAWGEGDLSLTLFLKGMGLVRVFARGAAAGRVRFGGGTEPLVWGSFRLHRGRGGGVYLSAVDVVDGMIPLRRRPDPLRAAVRWSRLLVRHLMAEHPADDLLANLYWNMRLLAAPGVPPDAAEWRFLWRWLSAWGLAPDLARCAHCGAALGEASWTGEGLICAGCGPQGDRPRFSGEDLALLRRVAGTDVAGVERHGKLGELDGVRGTFALASRCVQGLLSQDIRSSDFKG, from the coding sequence ATGCCCGTTGGCGGGGTTCGGGACGGTGTCCGGGCCTTGGGGTGGGGCATGTCGCGCCAGGGGCTTGAAGCGGCTTCGGGGGTGGTGCTTACCCGGTCCGCGTGGGGAGAGGGGGACCTGTCGCTCACGCTTTTCCTGAAGGGGATGGGCCTGGTCCGCGTCTTTGCCCGGGGGGCGGCCGCAGGGCGCGTGCGCTTCGGAGGTGGGACGGAGCCGCTCGTCTGGGGTTCCTTTCGGCTTCACCGTGGACGGGGCGGCGGGGTCTACCTGAGTGCGGTGGACGTCGTGGACGGGATGATCCCTCTCAGGAGGCGGCCGGATCCGCTTCGTGCGGCAGTCCGTTGGTCGCGGCTCCTGGTCCGGCATCTGATGGCGGAACACCCCGCGGACGACCTGCTGGCCAACCTCTACTGGAATATGCGCCTGCTGGCGGCGCCGGGGGTGCCTCCGGATGCGGCGGAATGGCGTTTCCTCTGGCGCTGGCTCTCGGCCTGGGGACTGGCGCCCGACTTGGCGCGGTGTGCGCACTGCGGTGCAGCCCTCGGCGAGGCGTCCTGGACTGGCGAGGGGCTGATCTGTGCGGGCTGCGGGCCTCAAGGGGATCGGCCCCGGTTCTCCGGGGAGGATCTGGCGCTTTTGCGGCGGGTCGCGGGCACGGACGTGGCTGGGGTCGAACGGCATGGGAAACTGGGGGAGCTCGATGGTGTACGGGGCACGTTCGCCCTGGCGTCCCGTTGCGTGCAAGGGCTCCTTTCGCAGGATATACGGAGCTCGGATTTCAAAGGCTGA
- the glyQ gene encoding glycine--tRNA ligase subunit alpha, whose amino-acid sequence MNFQEIYFRLEHFWAQQGCVVQQPYDIEVGAGTMNPATALRVLGPEPWRAAYVEPSRRPTDGRYGQNPNRLQHYYQYQVIIKPAPANILDLYIQSLVSLGIDPSEHDIRFVEDDWENPSIGAWGLGWEVWLDGMEITQFTYFQQLGGIDMEAVPAELTYGTERIAMYVQKVDNVYDLAWSDTATYGDLDLKGEIENSHYNFEIADTAMLFQLFAMYEAEACRILDKGFVLPAYDYVLKSSHTFNLLDARGAVSVTERTGYIGRIRALASRCAAAYRQQREEMGFPFMGKFGGPARAGGHAEGRNA is encoded by the coding sequence TTGAATTTCCAGGAGATCTATTTCAGGCTCGAGCACTTCTGGGCACAGCAGGGGTGCGTGGTGCAGCAGCCCTACGACATCGAGGTGGGGGCGGGGACGATGAACCCCGCGACGGCGCTTCGGGTCCTCGGCCCCGAGCCTTGGCGCGCCGCCTACGTGGAGCCCTCGCGCCGGCCCACCGACGGACGGTACGGGCAGAACCCCAACCGTCTGCAGCACTACTATCAGTACCAGGTCATCATCAAACCCGCTCCGGCCAACATCCTGGACCTCTACATCCAGAGCCTGGTCAGCCTGGGGATCGATCCTTCGGAGCACGACATCCGCTTCGTGGAGGACGACTGGGAGAACCCCTCGATCGGGGCCTGGGGGCTGGGCTGGGAGGTCTGGCTCGACGGCATGGAGATCACGCAGTTCACCTACTTCCAGCAGCTGGGCGGGATCGACATGGAGGCCGTTCCGGCGGAGCTGACCTACGGTACCGAGCGCATCGCCATGTACGTCCAGAAGGTGGACAACGTCTACGACCTCGCCTGGTCGGACACCGCGACCTACGGGGACTTGGACCTGAAGGGGGAGATCGAGAACTCCCACTACAACTTCGAGATCGCCGACACGGCGATGCTCTTTCAGCTCTTTGCGATGTACGAGGCCGAGGCCTGCCGCATCCTGGACAAGGGGTTCGTCCTCCCCGCCTACGACTATGTCCTCAAGAGTTCGCACACGTTCAACCTGCTGGACGCGCGCGGAGCCGTCAGCGTCACGGAGCGGACCGGGTACATTGGCCGGATCCGGGCGCTGGCCAGCCGCTGCGCGGCGGCCTACCGGCAGCAGCGCGAGGAGATGGGATTCCCGTTCATGGGAAAGTTCGGCGGCCCCGCCCGTGCCGGCGGGCACGCTGAGGGGAGGAATGCGTGA